Sequence from the Desulfobacterales bacterium genome:
GGCGAGCTCAAAAAGTACAGGAATCTCAAGTGCATTGCCTCTTTGGGTGCCGGGGTTGACCACCTCATGGCCGATCCAGAATTGCCCGCCGGGGTGCCCATTACCCGGGTGGTGGACCATTCCATGGCCCAGTCGATGAGCGAATATGCGGTTTTAGCGGTTCTCAATCACTGTCGTCAGTTTGATATCTACCGGACCGATCAATCCCAAAAAAAATGGCAGCCCCGCATACCGCTGCTGGCGGCTCAGACGCGCATCGGCATCATGGGTCTGGGCCAGCTCGGTCAAGATGCTGCCGACAAACTGAGCGCGCTGGGTTTTCCAGTCTGCGGCTGGAGTCGGACACCCAAAAACATTGCAGGGGTCGCGTGTCTGGCCGGAGAGGACGCCTTCGATGAATTTTTATCTCAGGCCCGCATCCTGATCTGCATGTTGCCGTTAACACCGTCAACAAAAGGCATTTTAAATCGTAACACATTTGATCGTCTGCCCGGCGGCGCCTATGTAATCAACGTGGCCCGCGGGGCGCACCTGGTCGAAAAAGATCTGCTGGCCGCCCTGGACGACGGGCAGCTGTCCGGAGCCTGTCTGGACGTCTTTTCAACCGAACCTCTGCCGCCCGACCACCCTTTCTGGGATCACCCGAAAATAGCGGTGACCCCCCACATCTCCAGCATCACCTTTTCCAGGGAAGTGGCGCCGCAAATCATTGATAACTATCGGCGCAGCCAAAACGGCCAGCCCCTGGTAAATATCGTGGACACAGAACGCGGATATTAGTGCTTCCGCACATCTTTAGGCATCTATTCTTTTGGCACCGTCGCGAAATCCAAGCATGCTCAGCCGGTGTTCGTGTTACCAGGGGTCTAAATTGCCTCTCAAAGGGAAAAATGGGCATGTCCTGCCTGGCCAACTCATTTAAAAAATAATGCCATACAACATAACTGTTTGAAAATAAATGATTTAATAGCAAATTCAAATAATGGACTGGATTTTGCTAAATA
This genomic interval carries:
- a CDS encoding glyoxylate/hydroxypyruvate reductase A → MALMIIAPDTKVTSWVKHLGQLAPEIDIRIWPDTGNADEIEFALSWNHPPGELKKYRNLKCIASLGAGVDHLMADPELPAGVPITRVVDHSMAQSMSEYAVLAVLNHCRQFDIYRTDQSQKKWQPRIPLLAAQTRIGIMGLGQLGQDAADKLSALGFPVCGWSRTPKNIAGVACLAGEDAFDEFLSQARILICMLPLTPSTKGILNRNTFDRLPGGAYVINVARGAHLVEKDLLAALDDGQLSGACLDVFSTEPLPPDHPFWDHPKIAVTPHISSITFSREVAPQIIDNYRRSQNGQPLVNIVDTERGY